Part of the Cystobacter ferrugineus genome, CGGCCAGGAACCAGTCTCTCGGTGTGCATGCTGGACAGCCTCCAAGGAGTAGAGAGAGCGAGCGAGCATTCTACGTTCACGGCGCACCCCGATGGCGTGGAATGCACTCGCGGTGGGGGTCCGTAGGCTGGCCCCGGGGGGAACGGACTCGAAGTGGGCGCCTCGGTTCGCCGGGGCTTTGGTCCGGACGGAGCGAGCGTCTGGGGCATCTGGGGAGGGCAGGTGACGCTCGGCTGGTCGGGCCTGCTCCCGCCGCTGCCGCAGTAGCGGGGCCGGGCTTAAGATTCTCTTCAGCTGTGGGCCCTACGGTTCCTGGGGACAACGGGGTGCTTCTTCTTTCAAGCCCCGTTGGAGACACGACATGGACCGTTTCAAGTTCGCGGTGGTGATGGGCCTGGCGGTGGGGCTGGGCGTGCTGGGCTGTCACGAGGACGAGACGCCAGCGGACCCCCAGCCCGTGGATTGCTCGGGTGCCACGAGCCACTCCGAGAAGGTTGTCTGCGCGGCCAACGCCTTCATGGCCACGCTGTCGGACTCCGAGCGCGAGGCCCTGCTCCATGACTGGAGCGATTCGGCCGCGAAGACCGTGTGGTCGAACCTTCCTGGTGTGACGCGCAATGGTCTGGCGCTCGGTGACTTGGATGAGGACAGCCGCGCGGCGGCCCTCGCGGTCGCCGAACAGGTGATGAGCGCCGAGGGTTACGAGGAACTGAAGGCCATCCTCGCGGCGGACGACTACCTCGGGACCCAGGGCGGCGGAGGAGGTGGTGGGGGAGGGCCCCCCGACGGCGGTGGAGGTCCTCCCGGGGGCGGCCGGCCCGATGGGGGCGGGGGTCCTCCTCCGGGTGGCGGTTTTCCGGGGGGCGGTGGCGGTGGCGGCTACTCCTCGGACAACTACTCCATCGCCTTCATCGGAACGCCCTCCGTGACGGGCGACTGGATGCTGCAACTGGGTGGTCACCACCTGGCCATCAACGTGACGTATCGCAACGGCGTCGCGAGCCCGACCCCCAACTTCATCGGCGTCGAGCCGCAGACGTGGACGAGCGGAGGCATCACCTATTCCCCGCTGACGGACGAGCGCATCGCGGTGTTCGGCATCTTCGACTCCTTCACCGAGGCGCAGAAGGCCAGCGCCCGGATCACCAACAATGGGCAGCCCGTGGTGTACGGGGATGTCACGGTCGGCCCGGACAACGGAAGTGGCGTGTACCCGACGGACTACCCGACGGGGGCGGACCGCGTGGGCGTCCTCGTCTCGAGCCTCCCGGCGGAGCAGCAGGCGCTCGTGACGGCCGCCATCTCGGCCTGGGTGAAGGACTACAGCCCGGGCATCTCCGAGGCCCTGCTGGCCGAGTACACCTCGGCCGCGGCGTACGCCGACACCTACGTGGCCTGGGCGGGTGACCAGCTCGACCCGAACGTGAATGGCAGCTACGTGCGCATCGATGGTCCCCGGGTGTGGATCGAGTTCGCGTGCCAGACGGGCGTGGTCTTCCGCGACCAGATCCACTTCCACACCATCCTGCGCGACAAGACGATGGACTACGGCCAAGGCCTCTGAGTTTCCACATGAACCGGATGACTCCTCCGTGGGCGCTGCTCCTGGCGCTCGTCCTCGTCGGCGTGGCCGCTCCCGTGGCCGCCCATCCCCTGCGCTCGACCGCCGTCCTCCTCGATCTGCGAGGGTCGGCGGTCGAGGGTGAGGTCCAACTGCCGTTGGATCAACTGGAGCTCACCCTCCGACGCGGCCTGCTCGAGGAGACCTCGACCCTGGTGGCGCGCAGGGGCGAGGAACTCACGCGCTACCTGGAGGAGCACCTGTCGGTACTGGCTCCGGATGGCCGGGCGTTCCGCGTGGACCTCCGCTCCCCGGAGGTGCGCCAGATCGACGGCTCCGAGTTCCTCGTGGTGCAGCTCTCCATGAGCCCGCCCCCCGGCGCGACGGCCCGTGCGCTCTCCCTGCGCTACGACGCCATCCTCCACCGGGTCGTCACCCACACGGTCTTCGTCTACGTCCGCAGTGACTTCGAGGGCGGCGTCTTCTCCGCGCATCCCGAGCTGCTCGGGGTGCTGCGGTATCGAAGCACGAGCCTGGAGATGGATCGCTCGGACGGCTCGTGGTGGCGGGGCTTCCAGTCCGTCTTCGTCCTGGGGACGCGGCACATCGCCGAGGGCACCGATCACCTGCTCTTCCTGCTGGTGCTCCTGCTCGCCGCGCCCCTG contains:
- a CDS encoding DUF3500 domain-containing protein; the protein is MDRFKFAVVMGLAVGLGVLGCHEDETPADPQPVDCSGATSHSEKVVCAANAFMATLSDSEREALLHDWSDSAAKTVWSNLPGVTRNGLALGDLDEDSRAAALAVAEQVMSAEGYEELKAILAADDYLGTQGGGGGGGGGPPDGGGGPPGGGRPDGGGGPPPGGGFPGGGGGGGYSSDNYSIAFIGTPSVTGDWMLQLGGHHLAINVTYRNGVASPTPNFIGVEPQTWTSGGITYSPLTDERIAVFGIFDSFTEAQKASARITNNGQPVVYGDVTVGPDNGSGVYPTDYPTGADRVGVLVSSLPAEQQALVTAAISAWVKDYSPGISEALLAEYTSAAAYADTYVAWAGDQLDPNVNGSYVRIDGPRVWIEFACQTGVVFRDQIHFHTILRDKTMDYGQGL